In Natronomonas halophila, one DNA window encodes the following:
- a CDS encoding mandelate racemase/muconate lactonizing enzyme family protein, with translation MRIDPFSLSLSTPLETAAGTIDERRGFLVRLDIDGTPGLGEATPLPGWTESLDDCEAALRDVADPEAALDSGRLDGTPAARHGVSLAALDARARAADVPLYRYLGADSRIERVPVNATVGDDDAKATAEAAADAVAEGYPAVKLKVGSRSLSEDIDRLEAVRQRCPDIELRADANGAWDRETAERALSAFADLDVAFVEQPLPADDLSGHAALSGGTVGIALDEGLHEHGIDAVLEAGATDVVVCKPMALGGIDRAADVARRALDEGLDVVVTTTIDGAVARAAAVHLAAALPRVRACGLATRSLLVEDIRENVAPIRSGAAVVPQGKGNIPPS, from the coding sequence ATGAGAATCGACCCCTTTTCCCTGTCGCTGTCGACGCCGCTGGAGACCGCCGCCGGTACTATCGACGAGCGCCGGGGCTTCCTCGTACGTCTCGATATCGACGGCACGCCGGGACTCGGCGAGGCGACGCCGCTTCCGGGCTGGACGGAATCGCTCGACGATTGCGAGGCCGCACTCCGGGATGTCGCGGACCCGGAAGCCGCGCTCGATAGCGGCCGGCTCGATGGGACACCGGCCGCTCGACACGGTGTCTCGCTGGCCGCTCTCGATGCCCGCGCACGCGCTGCTGACGTGCCGCTATATCGCTACCTTGGCGCCGATTCCCGCATCGAACGCGTCCCGGTCAACGCGACGGTCGGTGACGACGACGCGAAGGCGACTGCCGAGGCGGCCGCCGATGCCGTCGCCGAAGGGTATCCGGCAGTGAAACTCAAGGTCGGTTCGCGGTCGCTCTCGGAGGATATCGACCGTCTCGAAGCCGTCCGACAGCGGTGCCCGGATATCGAACTCCGGGCCGACGCCAACGGTGCGTGGGACCGCGAGACCGCCGAGCGTGCGCTGTCGGCCTTCGCCGACCTCGATGTGGCCTTCGTCGAACAGCCCTTGCCAGCCGACGATTTGTCTGGCCATGCCGCTCTCAGCGGTGGTACCGTCGGTATCGCCCTGGACGAGGGACTCCACGAGCACGGTATCGATGCGGTACTGGAGGCGGGGGCCACCGACGTCGTGGTCTGTAAGCCGATGGCGCTGGGCGGTATCGACCGGGCTGCGGATGTAGCTCGCCGTGCTCTCGATGAGGGCCTCGATGTCGTTGTCACGACGACCATCGACGGCGCGGTGGCCCGGGCTGCCGCGGTCCACCTCGCGGCTGCACTCCCGCGGGTTCGTGCCTGTGGATTGGCGACGAGAAGCCTCCTCGTCGAGGATATCCGGGAGAACGTCGCCCCGATACGGTCGGGGGCGGCCGTCGTTCCACAAGGAAAAGGAAATATTCCCCCCTCGTGA
- a CDS encoding 1,4-dihydroxy-2-naphthoate polyprenyltransferase, with translation MTETTEAVSPVKAWLMAARPQTLPAGAAPVIVGTGLAIHEGVFAPLPAVFALVGALLLQIGTNFANDYYDAVRGADTEDREGFTRVTAGGIIDPGRVKAAMYATFGLAIVIGVYLVYIGGLPIVVIGLASVVAGITYTGGPLPYGYRGLGDVFVFVFFGLVAVAGTYYVQAVTYVADPLPLSVPPETLPVAAVVAALPVAGLSTAILVVNNIRDKETDAAAGKRTLAVMLGYRLSRIEWTAMVGMAYVVPVVFWADGYTPAVLLPLLTAPLAARLGHTVWTHTEGAALNPALEQTGKLLFAHSLLFAIGFAFPTLV, from the coding sequence ATGACCGAAACGACCGAGGCGGTTTCTCCGGTGAAGGCGTGGCTGATGGCGGCACGGCCCCAGACGCTCCCGGCTGGCGCCGCGCCCGTCATCGTCGGGACCGGCCTGGCGATTCACGAAGGCGTTTTCGCACCGCTGCCCGCCGTCTTCGCGCTCGTCGGCGCGCTCCTGCTGCAAATCGGGACCAACTTCGCCAACGACTACTACGACGCCGTCCGCGGCGCCGACACGGAGGACCGGGAGGGCTTTACCCGCGTGACGGCCGGCGGAATCATCGACCCCGGTCGCGTCAAGGCGGCGATGTACGCGACCTTCGGCCTCGCTATCGTTATCGGGGTCTATCTCGTCTATATCGGCGGCCTCCCAATCGTCGTCATCGGCCTCGCCAGCGTCGTCGCCGGTATCACCTACACGGGCGGGCCGCTGCCCTACGGCTACCGCGGCCTCGGAGACGTCTTCGTCTTCGTCTTCTTCGGCCTCGTCGCCGTCGCTGGCACCTATTACGTACAGGCGGTCACCTACGTTGCCGACCCGCTTCCGCTCTCGGTCCCGCCTGAAACGCTCCCCGTCGCCGCCGTCGTCGCCGCGCTGCCCGTGGCCGGCCTCTCGACGGCCATCCTCGTCGTAAACAACATCCGAGATAAGGAGACCGACGCCGCCGCCGGCAAACGGACGCTGGCGGTCATGCTCGGCTATCGTCTCAGTCGCATCGAGTGGACCGCAATGGTCGGGATGGCCTACGTCGTCCCGGTCGTCTTCTGGGCGGACGGTTACACGCCCGCCGTCCTGCTGCCGCTTTTGACCGCGCCGCTCGCCGCTCGTCTCGGCCACACGGTCTGGACCCACACCGAGGGTGCGGCGCTGAATCCCGCCTTGGAGCAGACCGGGAAGCTCCTCTTTGCCCACTCGCTGCTCTTTGCCATCGGGTTCGCCTTCCCGACGCTCGTATGA
- a CDS encoding 1,4-dihydroxy-2-naphthoyl-CoA synthase, whose translation MVSDLFDPDRWEPITDDFEDITYHRGTDVNAVRIAFDRPEVRNAFRPETVDELYTALDHAKRQTDIGCVLLTGNGPSPKDDGWAFCSGGDQRIRGDAGYEYEDDENEAEQQDAPRLHILEVQRLIRHIPKPVIAVVPGWAVGGGHSLHVVCDMTLASEENAKFLQTDPDVASFDAGFGSAYLAQQVGQKKAREVFFLGKTYSAEEAVDMGMANEAVPHEELEEVALEWADEILSKSPMAIRMLKYAFNMDTDGLIGQQVFAGEATRLGYMTDEAREGRQAFNENREPNFEKYDWYY comes from the coding sequence AGCCGATTACGGACGATTTCGAGGATATCACCTACCACCGCGGGACGGACGTCAACGCGGTCCGAATCGCCTTCGACCGTCCGGAGGTGCGGAACGCCTTCCGCCCGGAGACTGTCGACGAACTCTACACGGCGCTGGACCACGCCAAGCGCCAGACCGACATCGGCTGTGTCCTCCTGACGGGCAACGGCCCCTCGCCGAAGGACGACGGCTGGGCGTTTTGTTCGGGCGGCGACCAGCGGATTCGCGGGGACGCGGGCTACGAGTATGAAGACGATGAGAACGAGGCTGAGCAGCAGGATGCCCCCAGACTACACATCCTCGAAGTCCAGCGGCTGATTCGGCACATTCCGAAGCCGGTCATCGCCGTCGTGCCGGGGTGGGCCGTCGGCGGTGGTCACTCGCTGCACGTCGTCTGTGACATGACGCTGGCCTCCGAGGAGAACGCCAAGTTCCTCCAGACCGACCCCGACGTCGCTTCCTTCGACGCCGGCTTCGGGTCGGCGTATCTCGCCCAACAGGTCGGCCAGAAGAAGGCTCGTGAGGTGTTCTTCCTCGGAAAGACCTACTCCGCCGAGGAGGCCGTCGATATGGGGATGGCCAACGAGGCGGTCCCCCACGAGGAACTGGAGGAGGTCGCCTTAGAGTGGGCCGACGAAATCCTCTCGAAGTCGCCGATGGCGATCCGGATGCTCAAATACGCCTTCAACATGGATACGGACGGCCTCATCGGCCAGCAGGTGTTCGCGGGGGAGGCGACGCGTCTCGGCTACATGACTGATGAAGCCCGCGAGGGGCGGCAGGCGTTCAACGAGAACCGCGAACCGAACTTCGAGAAGTACGATTGGTATTACTGA